CGGCCTTCGCGGTGGTCGCCGCGATCGGCCTGGCCCGGCCGTGGGCGCTGCTGGCGCTGCTCGCCGTCCCGCTGGCGGTGCCGCCGGTGCGCACCGTGCTCACCGGTGGCCGCGGGCCGGCACTGGTCGCGGCGCTGCAGGGCACCGGGCTGCTCACCCTGGCCACCGGCGTGCTGCTCGGTGCCGGGCTGGCCCTCAGCGGCTGGTGAAGGACCCCCTCCTCCCCACCCCTCGCGAGCTCGGGGCGGTGCCCGGGAGGGGGCCGTCAGGCGTCGGCGAGGGCGGCGGCGACCAGCTCCGGCTCGGTGTAGGACCGCAGCTCGGCGGCGTACCGCTCGCACTGCAGCAGCAGGCCGGGCACGAAGGCGCCGGCGGCGACCAGGTCCCCGGTCGCCGCGGCGGCGGCCAGGGCGGCGCAGGTGCCGGCCACCGCGGTGGCCCCCATGCTCTCGCTGGAGGTGCGCAGCGACTCCGCGGCGGCCTGCACCGCCCGCGGCTCCCGCCGGCGCAGCGAGGCCTGGATGCGCAGCCGCCGTCCGGGCAGTTCGCCCAGGTAGGTGCCGACCAGCTCGGCCGCGGCCCGGGCGTCGCCGTCGACCCGCCCGACGACCGCCCGCAGCGCCGCGGGCACCGGCGAGCCGGCGCCCTCCCGGGGCAGCACCCGGTCGCCGCGGTCGATCGCGGCGGCCGCCCGGGCCAGCGCGGCCGACAGCGACCCCAGGTCCACCGGCTTGGTCAGCACCTCGTCCATGCCCGCGGCCGCGCACGCCTCCCGAGCGTCGGCCGTGGCGTCGGCGGTCACCGCGATCACCGGCAGGTAGCGCCGGTGCGGCGACAGCGCGGCGCTGATCCGCCGGGTGGCCTCGCAGCCGTCGACGTCGGGCAGGTGGCGGTCCATCAGCACCACGTCGACGTCGTCCTGCAGCGCCGCCTGGACGCCGGCCTCCCCGGTGGCCACCGCGGTGAGCCGGTGGCCCAGCCGGGCCAGCTGGCGCTCGGTGAGCAGCCGGTTGGTGGCGTTGTCCTCGACGAGCAGCACGTGCAGCGGGCGCACCGCGCCACCGGCGGCGACCTCGGGTGCCGCCACGGGCTCGGTGACCGGCGCCGTGCCGGCGGCCGACACCGGCAGGTTCACCTCGACGTGCGCGCCGGCCGCGCTGGGCAGCACCCGCAGGGTGCCGTCCAGCAGCGCGGTGAGCTGCTGCACGAGCAGCAGCCCCAGCCCGGCGGGGGCCGCGGCGGCTCCCGGGCCGGCCAGCGCCTGCCGGACCGGCGCCGGCAGGCCGACCCCGGCGTCGCTGACGGTGATCCTGACCCGGTCGGTCCGCGGCCCGTCCGGGGTGACGGACAGGACGACGGGGGCCCGGCCGTGCACGACGGCGTTGGTGACCAGCTCG
This window of the Geodermatophilus sp. DSM 44513 genome carries:
- a CDS encoding response regulator, whose translation is MTGPVGSGPVGGRAAAAADPAGAPTVERALSQAVRTPLHSLLGFLELLGMSPLQPDQRRLHDQLVDSAEDLLTGSDRVLWLVRLLGGQHRPRPARVHLAVFVAELAAESARPVSVVVAPDAPAHLETDLAALHRLVTELVTNAVVHGRAPVVLSVTPDGPRTDRVRITVSDAGVGLPAPVRQALAGPGAAAAPAGLGLLLVQQLTALLDGTLRVLPSAAGAHVEVNLPVSAAGTAPVTEPVAAPEVAAGGAVRPLHVLLVEDNATNRLLTERQLARLGHRLTAVATGEAGVQAALQDDVDVVLMDRHLPDVDGCEATRRISAALSPHRRYLPVIAVTADATADAREACAAAGMDEVLTKPVDLGSLSAALARAAAAIDRGDRVLPREGAGSPVPAALRAVVGRVDGDARAAAELVGTYLGELPGRRLRIQASLRRREPRAVQAAAESLRTSSESMGATAVAGTCAALAAAAATGDLVAAGAFVPGLLLQCERYAAELRSYTEPELVAAALADA